A stretch of the Oxyura jamaicensis isolate SHBP4307 breed ruddy duck chromosome 4, BPBGC_Ojam_1.0, whole genome shotgun sequence genome encodes the following:
- the SOD3 gene encoding extracellular superoxide dismutase [Cu-Zn] codes for MLLLLSLLTGLALSASGVVAEEETDPSRETLQDIQKKVNDLWQNLLYPLMAGNETDGMTYATCEMKPSSKIDADKPQVTGQVLFRQHYSQGKLEAIFHLDGFPQDNTQSGRAIHIHELGDLSRGCDSTGGHYNPFGVNHPRHPGDFGNFSPKDGKIRKYKPHLFATLFGPYSILGRSIVIHEQEDDMGKGNNKASLENGNAGKRLACCVIGVCNGNLWEEKQFEATDKKKRWLRNRP; via the coding sequence atgcttctgctgctttctctgctcaCTGGACTCGCCCTGTCTGCCTCTGGCGTCGTGGCAGAAGAAGAAACTGACCCAAGCAGAGAGACCCTTCAAGACATACAGAAAAAAGTGAACGACCTCTGGCAGAATTTGCTCTACCCACTAATGGCCGGCAATGAGACCGACGGGATGACTTACGCCACTTGCGAGATGAAGCCCAGCTCCAAAATAGATGCCGACAAGCCACAAGTGACTGGTCAGGTCTTATTCAGACAGCATTACTCACAGGGAAAACTAGAAGCCATTTTTCACTTGGACGGGTTTCCACAGGATAACACCCAGTCCGGCAGAGCAATTCACATCCACGAGCTTGGGGATCTCAGCCGCGGCTGCGATTCCACCGGAGGACACTACAACCCCTTTGGCGTCAATCACCCCCGCCACCCCGGGGATTTTGGGAACTTCTCTCCCAAAGATggcaaaatcagaaaatacaaacCCCATCTCTTTGCCACTTTGTTCGGTCCCTACTCCATCCTGGGCAGATCCATCGTGATCCACGAGCAGGAAGACGACATGGGCAAGGGCAACAACAAGGCCAGTCTGGAAAATGGAAACGCTGGCAAACGCCTGGCTTGCTGCGTGATTGGGGTGTGCAACGGGAACTTGTGGGAAGAGAAACAGTTTGAGGCCACGGACAAGAAGAAGAGATGGCTTAGAAACAGGCCTTAA